CTGAATCAGAGAAGCGATGAAGATTTGACGACCGGCTGTCTCTGCAGCGATAAAGCGACTTTTGAGGTGGCCGGCACGCATCAACTGGCGGGAACGCCCATGCCGCTGGTCGATACCGCAGGCTATGTGATGGTGAAAAACAAGGTGCCGGTGGCGGCTGTGGATGTAATCAATGATGGGACCGTCTGGCCGCAAGGCCTCTCCGGCTCAGAGCGGGATGGACTCGCTGCCGCCGACCGCTGATGCGTGCGCATGCATTGGCCGTTGTTGTTGCTGGGCAGGCAGAAGGGCGTAAAACAGACGAGGCGCCAGAGTCAAGCCTGGCGCCTCGCATAGAATCCGCCCTTCGTAAGAGGGAGTGAGAGACTGTTTTAATTTATCGGTGTAGCTCGATATTTTTGCGTGAAATGCAACGGTGAGCTCTTCCGGCCCCAGCGCTCATTCGTTTTCAATGGACGGGGATTTGACGCTGTCCTCATCGGCATCCCCCGGGGCCTCGCCGCCGCTCACCAGCTCCAGGCTGCTGCCTTTTTTGCGCACCCGGATGACGGTGCCGTCGCCGAACCGGCCTTTGAGCAGCTCCTCGGCAATGGGGTTTTCCACGAATTTTTGAATGGTACGCCGCAGCGGTCGTGCGCCGTATTGCGGGTCAAATCCAGCATCGGCCAGATACTCTTTTGCGCCGCGGGAGAGATCGATTCTGATGTTGCGGTCCGACACTTTGGACAACATCTCTGCGATGACGATGTCGATGATCTTGATCATATCATCACGGTCCAGCTGACGGAACACTACGATGTCGTCCACGCGGTTGATGAACTCGGGATTGAACAGCTTTTTGACCTGCTCGATCAGCCGTTCGCGCATGTGGGTGTAATCCGATTGCGCGCTCGATTTGCTGAATCCAAAGGAGCCGCCGCTTTTATTGATCTCCCGGGCGCCGATGTTGCTGGTCATGATCAGAACCGTATTTTTAAAATCGACCTTGCGGCCCAGTCCGTCGGTCACATGGCCTTCATCGAGGATCTGTAAAAGAATGTTAAAGACATCCGGGTGCGCTTTTTCAATTTCATCGAACAGCACCACGGCGTAGGGATGGCGGCGCACTTTTTCAGTCAGCTGCCCGCCCTCTTCATACCCCACATAGCCCGGAGGCGCGCCGGTGAGCCGCGACACGGCGAATTTTTCCATGTACTCGGACATGTCGATGCGGATCAAGGCGTCCTCGGTTTCAAACAGATAGCGGGCCAGCTCTTTGGCCAACTGGGTTTTGCCCACGCCGGTGGGGCCGAGAAAGATGAAGGAACCGATGGGGCGATGGGGATCCTTGAGTCCGGCGCGCGTACGCTGGATCGCCTGGGTCAGAACGTCGATGACCATATCCTGGCCGATGATCTTTTCTTTTAAAACCTGACTCATCTTGAGCAGGCGGTCGGACTCGGTCTGTGCCACCCGCGACACCGGAATGCCGGTGATCATGGACACCACCTCGGAAACATCCTGTTCCGTGACCTGGGCAAAGGCCGCATCCTGATCGTCGTTCCAGCGCCGTTTGGTGTCGTCCAGTTCGCGCAGCAGGTTCTTTTCGCGATCGCGCAGAATCGCGGCTTTTTCAAAATTCTGCAGCCGCACGACTGCGTCTTTTTCCGCACGAATGCGTTTGATCTGCTCTTCCAGATCCGTGATCTCACGGGGCACCACGATATTGGCCAGATGGACGCGAGCGCCGGATTCGTCGAGCACGTCGATCGCCTTATCGGGCTGATAGCGGTCGGTGATGTATCGGTCGGACAATTTTACGATTTCGCGGATGGCTTCGTCGGTGTACTTGACGCGGTGATGGCTTTCGTACCGTCCGCGCAGCCCTTTGATGATCTCAAAGGTCTCCTCGCTGCTGGGCGGATCGATAAGGACCTTCTGAAAGCGGCGTTCCAGGGCGCCGTCTTTTTCGATGTATTGCCGGTATTC
This genomic interval from bacterium contains the following:
- a CDS encoding ATP-dependent Clp protease ATP-binding subunit; translation: MKNNFSSRVQMVIQFARDEALRLGHDYIGTEHLLLGLIREGEGIAIEILHALGCDLEEIKTAVEDAGRVSGDTMTIGNIPFTKRAEKILKSAYVEADRHKSDIIGTEHLLLALVKEKEGLAAQILKSFGVTYEAVAEELDRIMQGANQSQAAAESQQKSQTPALDHFGRDLTEMAMHGDLDPIIGRDKEIQRVAQILSRRKKNNPVLIGEPGVGKTAIAEGLALRIVEKKVPRILHNKRVVTLDLGAIVAGTKYRGQFEERMKAIMNELVRTRDIILFIDEMHTLVGAGGASGSLDASNMFKPALSRGELQCIGATTLDEYRQYIEKDGALERRFQKVLIDPPSSEETFEIIKGLRGRYESHHRVKYTDEAIREIVKLSDRYITDRYQPDKAIDVLDESGARVHLANIVVPREITDLEEQIKRIRAEKDAVVRLQNFEKAAILRDREKNLLRELDDTKRRWNDDQDAAFAQVTEQDVSEVVSMITGIPVSRVAQTESDRLLKMSQVLKEKIIGQDMVIDVLTQAIQRTRAGLKDPHRPIGSFIFLGPTGVGKTQLAKELARYLFETEDALIRIDMSEYMEKFAVSRLTGAPPGYVGYEEGGQLTEKVRRHPYAVVLFDEIEKAHPDVFNILLQILDEGHVTDGLGRKVDFKNTVLIMTSNIGAREINKSGGSFGFSKSSAQSDYTHMRERLIEQVKKLFNPEFINRVDDIVVFRQLDRDDMIKIIDIVIAEMLSKVSDRNIRIDLSRGAKEYLADAGFDPQYGARPLRRTIQKFVENPIAEELLKGRFGDGTVIRVRKKGSSLELVSGGEAPGDADEDSVKSPSIENE